ATAGAGTTGTGAACTGGCAAACTTCAATGCATCAGGAACACCTGGATAAAACCTGTAAAATGAAGTCTAATTAAATTAAAAAGTATTTGATTGGCAACTAAACGCCTGAAACAGAATTCACTAATGATGAGCTAAAAATTTACCAACAACTAACGTGGGCCAAGCAATTTGAACGGGTCGAAAGTAGCCTTAAGTGTACTTGTAATGCATAAATCCTGCTAAATTGTTTTACTTAAATttggatcattattattaaaaatatatagattttgCAGTTTTGCAGGCCGGATATTGGGCCGTGCAACCGCACAGGGCCCAATATCTTTAGGGGCCCAAAATATAGTATAATGTTGAATACACCGACTCATTATCCATACATGAGTCCATTTGATAATTAAGAATTTAGAAAACTAAAAAAGAAAATACACCATGCTACGTTTCTATTGGATTTGATACTACGTTTTCTACGTTCATTATTTTGATTTATCGTAGTAATTATGactttattagtattataaaactATATTATTGTATAATTGAAAATTTGGTGTATATAAGGGCCCACTTTTATTTAACGCACGGGGCCCATAAATTTAACAGGACGACCCTGCAGTTTTGCACACACCTTTAACATTATAAAGAAAGTATAAAAATACCAGAAATGACGGAAAGTGTTTTGGTCCAACCCGGCCTGACGACCCATACAAAAAGATCACTCATTTTGACCTGTTACATAACGCCCAACCTGCCTGCACATTTTGCCACCTGTAGTTGTAAGCATGTTCAATACGGATCATAACTTACCTGTTTGCTCCAACCCACGTAGCCAAGTCCTTCTCTATCCATTCATCCCTAACCTTTCCAAACAGATCTACAAGTTCCTCTCTGTTTTCGTTCCATTCCTCCATTATAACTGGTTTTATCCCTGACCAGTTCTCCAAAATTCCTTCAATTGTAAGTCCATCTGCAACCTTGCTCAATTAAACAATCACTTTCAAATTTTATTACAAAGTGTGAAAGAAACTGGACTTCTATATCAACCAATTATAAAACAAAATTAAAATTTAGAATTATAATTCATGCACACACTGATGACTTGCGCAATGAAGGGATTCTAATTTCCACCAGCAATCTCACGAGTAACAAGTTCTCGTATCCAGTTTCCACAACAGGCCGTACCTGCCCACAAATTGATATTAAATACGAACTTCTAGTCAGCATAAAACGTGCAAATTATGAAATCGACATCAATAAATGAACGATAAATAATTGTTATCGTGAATTTGAGATTTGTTTGGTTATTACTTCTTTTTATGTACTTCACACCTTCAATCTACTAAGCATTTCCGTTTACGCAATTATACCGTACTTATTAACATAACTATCAAGTAATTAAGTGTCCATTTCACACATGATATAAGCCTAAACACCAAAGGCAGACTAATCATGAAACATCAACAGAAAATCGAAAAtaaaataatcatgataataacttTTCACCTAATTTGGATTATTCTTTGTAGCAAATATTAATAGGTCCTCTTTCGATTATACATAACAAAAATAACCTAATTTTGATGAAAAAATCAAATTAAGCAGAAAACTTACAACATGCATTTGATCAACAATCCAGTCTTCCATTGATGAATCAACAGTAGTAAACAATTCAGGCCATTTCACTTTAGCTGCCTACATCAATTTATTAACAATTAGACCTGGAGTTTGAACGGTTAATAtacgatacatatacatatataaaacaaAGAATACCTTAACAGCAGAGATGGAACTCTCTCCACAACTATCACAGAGAACTCCATCGAAGTCCAATGCATAAAGATCTCCCATATCTAATCCAATCCTCCACAACTTTAACTTCCTTTGTTTCGGTCCAAGTATTTTCTATTTATTTTTAGCATCCTTAATTAGACCATTACCAATCATGAAGCAGTTATGAACATTTCGTCACTGACACAGCTTTCTCTCTCCTCTTTTCTCACCACTTCCTCTCATAACACTCTCATAACACACTATTGTCAACCATGACATacttactcatttttattattattattattattattattattattatataacaaaTAAAAAATTGTTTTTAAACATCACATTTATTAAACAACAAAGGTTAGGgttacattttttttaaaaggaaaacGACATAACTTGAACAtaaattaaaaattacataaacttAAACATAAAAAACACAATTAAACTACTCATCATCGTTGTAACAGTCTTCGTCTTCTTCGTTGTCCTCGTCTTCGTCTTCTTCGTAGTCCTCATCCTCGTCTTCGTCATCATTGGCGGTTGTACCGGAAGGCCCAACTTGTGGTACGTGTTGAACACGGAAATTTGCAGGAAGATTCCAAATGTGTTCGATGAGCTTTTGTCGTAGTAGATGATGAATGGTGGAATCTCGCAATTCTTTATTAACCCGAATGTGCGCTTGAACCCTTTCTTCAATTGATCTCCTTGTACGACGAGCGGGCCTATAGTTTTCTTCAGGGTCACACATTGCCCTTCCGTTGTCCTCGgtgatcatgttgtgtaatataacaCAAGTGTGCATAATTCTTCGGATTCTTTCAACATAGAATTGTCGGGAAGGGTTTTTAATTATTGCCCAACGACCTTGAAGCACTCCGAAGGCCCGTTCAATATCTTTTCGGGCAGCTTCTTGGAACCTTTTAAATTTTGCACATTCAGGGGTAGGtggacttttgaaagacttaaccaAAGTGAGATATAtattgtgtaacgaccctggtttttccacttttatttattaataattattattattaatacgtgtgattaaacgaatgtatgttattacatttacatgttgccatgattgcccgcacttgactttaattgcccgaaacgtctttgtgacacacgaaactttcacgaataatatttttagatattatttacattcatgattaagttttattaatcattttaattaactaaggttattggttaattacttgggcttttgttggattaacttgttaattacttgaacttgggcctttattagtgttaatggacttaagaggcccaccctacttctttaatggacttaactagcccatttttattacatgtaagtattatttatggtgtaactagttagttaattcATTAAGAATCTAGTTACCACATCTTTCCCATAAAACTACATCTTTTATCCAACCTTTTAAGGCTTTACATGCATGGAACTAGTGGGCAAACTCCTCCTCCCTCCCTCACCTTGAAACCGTCGGCCAAGCTTAGTGTAAAGGGGGTTTTGTCTTCAATTTTCCTTATTACTCTTTCACTAGTTCATTCCACttcacacacacactttacttgctctcataattctctcaactttttctctctTCTCCTCTAATACTTGTAAGTAACATGAGCATTAGTCCTCACCTCTCTTTCCTTCTAAAAACCGAAACCAAGagacacataatcatcatcatcatcttttgttacttacttgtttgttattattacttacttactttgtgtagctttcaagaatcaaacttgttagtttgattcttcattttatcttgttaaaacaagaacaacaagaacatatactttcaagttatgttctacacttgttattttttaaaaagctttatattcatgtgttgataaactcatacttgtaactcatgttagtaaactttaaaagtTTACTTTCCAAAGATCAAGACATagacttgaatctttaaagtatgcaacccatgaacttatttacttgtttacttagtttatttcttcatattatacactttaatttcttgtttgttggttgtgattggtcaaatgttactagttaactttgatctcataaatcttgaactaaaagtaactttaaaagttcaagaacatgtaaatgaaactttttaattataactttgtacacttatgttagatctagacttttgagtcttggatcttcaagatcaaactaagaactatgttctacaacttaagatcttgatttcataagttcactttcaagtttgtaacttattattagtcttaaagttcatgtatgtgttagatctaagactttgatgtaactttggttcatcaaaacacttacaactcttaagtgaagttgtgctacatgtcttggacttgcacaagggttatgatggtcaaaacttggtaaatatgatgtaaacacatcaatgagttgcacacttgaagctataggcatcaaggatgagaaccatgatgaacatcaaacaccaaacccaccggaacccattatttttctgcttactgttctctgcctactgttctgATGTTTCTGTAATAGACAAgttgacctgggctgttgtgattatgattttcaaatagatcttttcgagtagataacttttcatataggactcgtcttaatccgagttacggtttaggatttatggccctccgatcgtcactatgtccttttaacgttgtggagaaatttctgacctactcgcacttagaccgtcgccacggtcaaacgaagacgagtttgcttctggaaattttaccacacttaaaggactcatatacggagccatggccactggtctcaccttaattcagtaagggtagaggccgtggtgactgatcgaatcagcttttgttttaaactactttcatgaacgaaacctactttacaccttttgttaaatgatgaatgatgatgacctttaagaccttatttacatacttttaaacctattaagacgatttactgacttagtactatttgacttaggttgaggaccttcggaccgattacttgcacacctattccgaaccaactttacgactacattatcattgtgagttatagcattctcttttttactttaacttattttgggaactgagaatacatgcggattttatgttttacatactaggcacgagtacttaaacttatatatgtgtgggttatataaaggcagaaacattccctttagctcggtaacgtttaatcattggtttttgaaccggtgaacgcgaatcttagatatggatccatagggtttgacatccccactcgggctagtcgcgctagcatttaacgagtgtttaatacttcgtacacatacgcactttccaagtgtactttcagggggtataaacgttaagttagttaccaagtgcccacggttgagcatatacttaaacatactgatttggattactgtttcgaaacgctctttgtagcactgaaatctcgtggcctaccttacatcactgttatacttaaactatagctcaccaacctttgtgttgacgtttttaagcatgtttttctcaggtgcttaacgttgcttccgctgttatactagtcttgctgtagacacccgctgctttagagatgtcactgcatgaacgcttaCTTTTGCATTCAAAGTTTGGTATTTTTGGaacgatgatttgtaacgaccattggggtcacatacaattattaattgcttctacttagttaagcatgcttttgatgtaaaacattcgacgttggttatgacgtcaattttattatgaatgcaaactctttttgaaatcgcatatagtacttaaccttgtaatgaacctgttgttgatggtccgtacatgatgatttagtacggggcatcacatattgTGTGGGATGAGAGTAAAAGTGTGATGTATGTTTATATGGggatagtagtatatatatatagtggaggtattgaaaaaaaaaatatattacaacGGCTATAAAGCCGTTTAAACAGCCCCAAACCTCAACAAACTTCGTCCTCGAATATGCGTATCGATGAAAAAAACCAGGGCGAATTGGGCGAGGGCGGCCGAGAGCGGCACCATTGCCATCGGCACCCTCCCACGAAGGTGATGAAGACATCCTTGATAACTTGCCGATGGGAATGGTCTTATGTCTCTCTTCAAATTTTATACTTCGTTGAGTTTGTCCCTACTTGAAAATAACAAAAACAAAACTCAATTCAACAAAATTAATATGAGATGTAATATTTTATAGTAAGACAAAGTCATTTCTTTACTTAAAATGAAGCATGGCAAgagtagaaaaaattctaactcTGAATGTTCTATTCATAGGGAGATTGTGATAGAGAACAAGATGAAGTCAAGCCCAATATAATAAGTAGCCCAATAATTAGTTAGGGTTTCATTGTCAATCTCTTTATATATGAGTGTTGCTAGTCAAGTTAGGACATGGAGATTTTATGTACGTGTTttagtgaaacaacccaacccgtactccgtacgctataaattttttttttttataatatacacatttatgcgccaattaaatatgtagaccaactcacaagtttcattaaaccgtacaaccattaccaatgtttacaaaaggcacaatggccgttaattaagttaatacaagtttgaccgaatacaatggtagtttattaaccaaacgacccgacgagcatggtttgggactaaactacccaaaagatggccaacttccaaaagatcctacaagcacatcatcaagggcatctagtgcccgaaaatccccttccctttatcctcacctgcaactaaaagataaacaacgagaggggtaagctaacgcttagtgaatgcaataattatacatgatcatatataacctacttacttgcatacacttacacaataccacatacgagctagcaattcaacaaacatgcaatccatcatgcataaactactatccacgttccacattacgctagcaacaataatagcatatggttcacaatataatatgctaagtacaattcgcacaaccatggttaaccaagtataccagagaacggtacatgtaagtccgttggagttcataacatccactagtgttacttatacaccgcgtaatcactagtcccccgggtgatgtcttaaacaccgcgactaactcacccttacaacaatgtggcgtcttaaacaccgcgacgaatccacacttcattcaatacaatgagtggtgtcttgaacaccgcgacacttccactctcacgacattgtggtgtcttaaacaccgcgacaatcccacatgtcaattacacaaggagtagtgtcttaagcaccgcgacaatactactcgttacctagaatgtggtgtcttgaacaccgcgacacttccacattcataccacacaaataaatacattatatacgttcacgcataattattccactcaccttgacgcaaggatgatgaataatcgcttccaaacttcaaagccaagtacctaatacattaagtaccaattcaatacataaactagtggaattaaccacattacatttacttgggcatttaatgactcaatttcgcattaaatgacccaaccacaccacaaccgccctcttaatggccaagactcgactttaattaccaacattagtgtattaaagtctactagcctgaattgacatccacctagggtaatttacacccattttacccaaactaggccaactagtacattcttgacccaaatgacatctctttcaattctaacaagtgtttaatgcttacaataccattaacactttcaaactcccAAAtggattatggccattagggtttcattacaacaacctaacccaaattcacccattttactcccaaatgggtcatacaagcttctattaaccaaaaccctagccataatcaattaaaactcgaaacttagagttagaacttaccgagactatcaccacgtagctagagtcacaaggaacaactttaatacttgctccaaagatcaaccctaaatccttcctctctcaatctcactttgaatccaaatgggtgttagagttttgggagagaaattgaaagaaaatgaaaaaggaaaatgaaataaatgaactagtggaccagatttaatgcacccatctgatctatacgtccatttaccattttgcccctcaaaatctcttaatttaacctaaaaccggaacctagccagcaggcctgccgcggcgcggcactaaacgtcacggcgcgacgaaacacatgaaaaacagcaccctttaatccaagttctgatcaaatctttgcttgatgtgtcgcgtcgcggagccctgtatcgcggcgcgacaattgcctggaactggtgccctcgactagctaatcaattttccaaggtttccataactaataacccaaacgctcactttaatacacatactaaccccaaccttgagtctcacacgactcaatgccatcgtgacacgtaggtaaacacgttcgcgcatgcattcaacatttataatatacacattctcaagtaactaacatgttagctaacttagccacataacgagcaagttatagacgtataattgattaggtgtgtacctttaagcgtgtacggaaaagcggggtgttacaactctcccccacttagatcggagcgcgtcctcgagatccaagccgcatgacaagccggaagataagccaaaacaaagtcttcggattcccatgtaaactcggaaccccttcgatgtcgccattgcactttgaaggttctaacttccttgttccgcaacatcttaaccttttcatcaaggattgcaaccggttcttccgcatactctaacttgttattcaaagtaatctcatccaatggcacccaagtcgagtcatccacaagacacttgcgaagatgggaaacatggaacgtattatgaattcccgcaagttcttcgggtaactctaatcgataagcaacctcaccaacacgtgccaataccttgaaaggaccaataaaccgaggagctaactttcctcgcttcctaaaccgaatcacacccttctatggagaaaccttaagcatcaccatatcaccttcttgaaactcaatcgttcttctacctttatcggcataagacttttgtctatcttgcgccgctttaagtcgagcccgaatcatttcaattttactattcgtctccaaaaccaaatcggaacttccgatttctcgttgacccacttctccccaacaaatgggagttcgacatctacgcccatagagcatctcgtatggtggcatcccaatactagtgtggcaactattattgtatgagaattccaccaagggtaagtgctcgtcccaacttccaccaaaatcaataatacacgcccttaacatatcctctagcgtttggttagtacgctcggtttgaccatccgtttgaggatgatacgccgtgctcattttcaattgagtacccatatcttcatgaaacttgttccaaaaccgagatgtaaagcgagtatctcgatccgaaacaatagataccggaaccccatgtcttgatatcacctcctttataaacaacttagctaaagtctccgatgatatcgtttcccgaatgggaagaaacaaggcactctccgtcaatctatcaacaatcacccaaatcgtatcgtattgggttcgcgccgtcttcggtaacttggtaataaagtccatggtaatgtgctcccatttccatttcgggacttccaatggttgtaacttaccgtaaggcttttggtgttcggctttgacttgcaagcacgtgacgcattgttcaacatacttaaccacatcacgtttcatgccgggccaccaataatctttctacaaatcatagtacattttcgttgcacccggatgaatggaatacttggacttatgtgcttcatcaagtagcattcgCCGGTACTCCCCCATCTTgggtacccacacccttccttgaaaggacaacaagccacgcgagcccattgtaatgaactccgattggccaacgattcgttccgtgtgcttattgtgaacataagcctctatttgatcttcacccatcttttcaagaaagtcattagtgataatcaaacgtaacgatcccacctttatcgccggatgtgtactctttcgactcaaggcatccgcaacaacgttcgccttacccggatgataaagtatcacgcaatcataatctttcactacatccatccacctacgttgacgataattcaaatctcgttgagtaaagagatgtttcaaattcttgtgatccgaatatatcgtacacttgacaccatacaagtaatggcgccaaattttcaacgcatgcacaaccgccgccatctctaaatcatgagtcgggtacctcgtctcgtgttcttttaattgttgagaggcataagcgatgactttacctctttgcatcagaacacacccgagtccattcaacgaagcatcacaataaaccaccatgtcttcaatcccttccggtaacaccaacaccggagcttgacataacttctctttcaacaattgaaaggcgacttcttgttcattttcccaattaaatttaacattcttcctcgtcaacttcgtcaaaggagaagcaatcttagaaaagtcttgaataaaccgacgataataaccggccaatcctagaaaacttcggatttccgtaggcgtagtcggtcgactccaacttttcaccgtttcgatcttcctcgggtctaccataataccttcttgattcacaatatgaccaaggaattgaacttcccttagccaaaattcacatttggagaacttagcatacaatttctcccttcgcaacgtcttcaacacttcacgtaaatggtgttcatgttccttcatactcttggaataaacgagtatgtcatcaatgaacacgattaccgacttgtccaacataggttggcacactcggttcattaaatccatgaatgccgccggtgcattcgtgagaccaaaaggcataaccacaaactcataatgcccgtaacgcgtccgaaaggccgttttctcgatgtcttcctcacggacccgcacttgatgatagccggaccgtaaatcgatcttagaaaaatacgtagcaccttggagttgatcaaataaatcgtcgatccgaggtaatggataacgattcttgatcgtcactttattcaactccctatagtcgatgcacattcgcatgcttccatctttctttttcacaaacaaaaccggagcaccccacggcgaggagttcggtcgaatgaaacccttctcaagcaactcttgggtttgattaagcaattcttgcatctccgtcggtgctaaacgataaggggttttagcaatgggagtagctcccggaaccaactcgatgcgaaattcgacttgtctttcctccggaacacccggtaattcatccggaaagacatcttcaaattcattaaccaccagaatcttacgaataggtggtggctcatcacgagtatcaactacgtgagcaagataaaacaaggcaccgctcttgagaaaacgtcgtgcccttgcatacgtgcacaatggtacgagtctcctccgtctatcgccatgaataatcaactctccccctgataatgctaaaaacgaacatatatttcatagcattattcctcaagaaagacaagcttttagttgcaattgttctatttacaagtgatattcgtttaaataataaaaggtgaagacaaaagacagattcgacgaattgaagacgcaaacgaccaaaaagctcaaaagaacaaaagacaataaaaaagattccaattattgataagaaacgtctcgaaattacaaaagtacaagattcaaaacgcaaagtacaagatattaaattgtacgcgaggacgttcgaaaatccggaaccgggaccagagtcaactcttaacgctcgacgcaaccgactaaaaattacaagttaattatgtatataaatataatataatatataattaattatattaattatatatatattatatatatattattaaaaccgtcggcagcaagaaactccaagggtgtgagctgtaaatacatcctccgcgactcgcggagtttgaaggggttttttccgcgagtcgcggagccccaattttcaactctggctataaagccaaccgaattctgatcaaatttcatatcttatttcatatctctctcaatatatacgtaatatatatatataatttatattttaattttaattttaaatcct
The window above is part of the Rutidosis leptorrhynchoides isolate AG116_Rl617_1_P2 chromosome 1, CSIRO_AGI_Rlap_v1, whole genome shotgun sequence genome. Proteins encoded here:
- the LOC139873327 gene encoding uncharacterized protein isoform X2 is translated as MGDLYALDFDGVLCDSCGESSISAVKAAKVKWPELFTTVDSSMEDWIVDQMHVVRPVVETGYENLLLVRLLVEIRIPSLRKSSVADGLTIEGILENWSGIKPVIMEEWNENREELVDLFGKVRDEWIEKDLATWVGANRFYPGVPDALKFASSQLYIVTTKQGRFADVLLRELAGVTLPPERIYGIGSGPKVEVLKMLQKQAEHQGLTLHFVEDRLATLKNVIKEPELNGWNLYLGDWGYNTQKERDEAATYSRIHLLQLSDFSKKLK
- the LOC139873327 gene encoding uncharacterized protein isoform X1, with the translated sequence MGDLYALDFDGVLCDSCGESSISAVKAAKVKWPELFTTVDSSMEDWIVDQMHVVRPVVETGYENLLLVRLLVEIRIPSLRKSSVADGLTIEGILENWSGIKPVIMEEWNENREELVDLFGKVRDEWIEKDLATWVGANRIYALQVHLRLLSTRSNCLAHVSCWFYPGVPDALKFASSQLYIVTTKQGRFADVLLRELAGVTLPPERIYGIGSGPKVEVLKMLQKQAEHQGLTLHFVEDRLATLKNVIKEPELNGWNLYLGDWGYNTQKERDEAATYSRIHLLQLSDFSKKLK